One Ciconia boyciana chromosome 20, ASM3463844v1, whole genome shotgun sequence DNA window includes the following coding sequences:
- the RNF214 gene encoding RING finger protein 214 isoform X3 — protein MALEQAQADGPAAAPAPPRLCEPGPAAPPGSGSALSAPESPSEAAPAGPGGEAEPAAAPGQAPALLAAAPGGEGEPGPGGAEAGAQSGGAAEEPDAEAAPARPSQNIAVQTDFKTADMDVNTDQDIEKNLDKMMSERALLKERYQEVLDKQRQVENQLQVQLKQLQQRREEEMKNHQEILKAIQDVTIKREETKKKMEKEKKEFLQKEQDLKAEIEKLCEKGRRLLKEQEEKENKIASLIAEQSDEKQLWEMELDKLKNQHNEINRNILEETERAWKAEILSLESRKELLVLKLEEAEKEAELHLTYLNCACRSAPPTLETMRPKQEWEMRLNRIRMTKESVRDQFNDHIQMVRNGTKLSSLPQIPTPTLPPPPSETDFMLTAFQPNPSLTPRLPFPIGPVPVPMVMPSADPRALSFPLLNPAISRPNQPSPPLPASQGRNSPVVASLIGTHSPHMTPAASIPPPPGLGGVNVTPEFHRPQPADKLEKLLEKLLTRFPQCNKAQLTNILQQIKTARRTMAGLTMEELNQLVAAKLAEQQERAAAGAQPLSRIRAPMFSAPLPQISTPMFLPPAQVAYPGTASHTPAACKLCLMCQKLVQPGDLHPMACSHVLHKECIKFWAQTNTNDTCPFCPSLK, from the exons ATGGCGCTGGAGCAGGCGCAGGCCgacggccccgccgccgccccggccccgccgcgcctctgcgagcccggccccgccgcgccgcccggcaG CGGGAGCGCCCTCTCCGCCCCGGAGAGCCCCAGCGAGGCGGcgccggccggccccggcggaGAGGCGgagcccgcggccgcccccggccaggccccggcgctgctggcggcggcgcccggcggcgAGGGGGAgcccgggcccggcggcgcggAGGCCGGGGCGCagagcggcggggcggcggaggAGCCGGACGCGGAGGCGGCCCCCGCCAGGCCCTCGCAGAACATCGCGGTGCAG ACTGACTTCAAGACGGCCGATATGGATGTGAACACGGATCAGGATATCGAGAAGAACTTG GACAAAATGATGTCCGAGAGGGCTTTGTTGAAGGAGCGCTACCAGGAGGTGCTGGACAAACAGAGGCAAGTGGAGAATCAGCTGCAGGTACAGCTTAAGCAGCTCCAGCAGCggagggaagaagagatgaagaaCCACCAG GAGATCCTGAAAGCGATTCAGGATGTTACGATCAAGCGAGAAGAGACAAAgaagaagatggagaaagaaaagaaagaattcttgcagaaagagcaggatctgaaagcagaaattgagaaaCTCTGTGAGAAAGGCAGAAG GTTGctgaaagagcaggaggagaaggaaaacaagattgCTTCTCTGATTGCAGAGCAGTCCGATGAAAA GCAGCTATGGGAGATGGAGCTAGATAAGCTGAAGAACCAGCACAATGAAATCAACAGGAACATTCTTGAGGAGACAGAACGGGCCTGGAAAGCAGAG ATCCTGTCCCTGGAGAGCCGAAAGGAGCTGCTGGTGTTGAAActagaagaagcagaaaaagaagcagagctgcACCTCACCTACCTCAA TTGTGCTTGCAGGTCTGCACCGCCCACGCTGGAGACGATGAGGCCAAAGCAGGAGTGGGAGATGAGGCTGAACAGGATACGAATGACCAAGGAAAGCGTCCGA GATCAGTTCAACGACCACATTCAGATGGTGAGAAACGGAACAAAGCTGAGCAGCCTCCCACAGATCCCAACCCCAACACTGCCACCTCCGCCCTCAGAA acaGATTTCATGCTGACAGCATTCCAGCCCAACCCATCCCTTACTCCCAGGCTCCCGTTTCCCATCGGACCCGTTCCCGTTCCCATGGTCATGCCGAGTGCTGATCCTCGGGcgctctcctttcctctcctgaaCCCTGCGATCTCCAGGCCCAACCAGCCttccccgccgctgcccgcttCCCAGGGAAGAAACAGCCCTGTAGTGGCATCGCTTATTGGCACGCACAGCCCTCACATGACTCCCgctgcctccatccctcctccgCCGGGCCTGGGAGGAGTTAACGTCACTCCAGAGTTTCACAGGCCGCAGCCGGCCGATAAGCTGGAAAAGCTGCTGGAGAAGTTGTTGACTCGGTTTCCGCAGTGCAACAA GGCCCAGCTCACCAACATCCTGCAGCAGATCAAGACTGCTCGGAGGACCATGGCGGGTCTGACCATGGAGGAGCTGAACCAGCTGGTGGCAGCCAAGCTGGCGGAGCAGCAGGagcgggcagcggccggggctCAG CCTCTCAGTCGAATCAGGGCCCCCATGTTCTCTGCTCCGCTGCCTCAGATCAGCACACCCATGTTCCTGCCCCCGGCCCAGGTGGCTTACCCTGGAACAGCGTCACAC ACCCCGGCTGCCTGTAAGCTGTGTCTCATGTGCCAGAAGCTTGTGCAGCCCGGCGACCTTCACCCCATGGCCTGCTCGCACGTGCTGCACAAGGAG
- the RNF214 gene encoding RING finger protein 214 isoform X4 — protein sequence MALEQAQADGPAAAPAPPRLCEPGPAAPPGSGSALSAPESPSEAAPAGPGGEAEPAAAPGQAPALLAAAPGGEGEPGPGGAEAGAQSGGAAEEPDAEAAPARPSQNIAVQTDFKTADMDVNTDQDIEKNLDKMMSERALLKERYQEVLDKQRQVENQLQVQLKQLQQRREEEMKNHQEILKAIQDVTIKREETKKKMEKEKKEFLQKEQDLKAEIEKLCEKGRRLLKEQEEKENKIASLIAEQSDEKQLWEMELDKLKNQHNEINRNILEETERAWKAEILSLESRKELLVLKLEEAEKEAELHLTYLKSAPPTLETMRPKQEWEMRLNRIRMTKESVRDQFNDHIQMVRNGTKLSSLPQIPTPTLPPPPSETDFMLTAFQPNPSLTPRLPFPIGPVPVPMVMPSADPRALSFPLLNPAISRPNQPSPPLPASQGRNSPVVASLIGTHSPHMTPAASIPPPPGLGGVNVTPEFHRPQPADKLEKLLEKLLTRFPQCNKAQLTNILQQIKTARRTMAGLTMEELNQLVAAKLAEQQERAAAGAQPLSRIRAPMFSAPLPQISTPMFLPPAQVAYPGTASHTPAACKLCLMCQKLVQPGDLHPMACSHVLHKECIKFWAQTNTNDTCPFCPSLK from the exons ATGGCGCTGGAGCAGGCGCAGGCCgacggccccgccgccgccccggccccgccgcgcctctgcgagcccggccccgccgcgccgcccggcaG CGGGAGCGCCCTCTCCGCCCCGGAGAGCCCCAGCGAGGCGGcgccggccggccccggcggaGAGGCGgagcccgcggccgcccccggccaggccccggcgctgctggcggcggcgcccggcggcgAGGGGGAgcccgggcccggcggcgcggAGGCCGGGGCGCagagcggcggggcggcggaggAGCCGGACGCGGAGGCGGCCCCCGCCAGGCCCTCGCAGAACATCGCGGTGCAG ACTGACTTCAAGACGGCCGATATGGATGTGAACACGGATCAGGATATCGAGAAGAACTTG GACAAAATGATGTCCGAGAGGGCTTTGTTGAAGGAGCGCTACCAGGAGGTGCTGGACAAACAGAGGCAAGTGGAGAATCAGCTGCAGGTACAGCTTAAGCAGCTCCAGCAGCggagggaagaagagatgaagaaCCACCAG GAGATCCTGAAAGCGATTCAGGATGTTACGATCAAGCGAGAAGAGACAAAgaagaagatggagaaagaaaagaaagaattcttgcagaaagagcaggatctgaaagcagaaattgagaaaCTCTGTGAGAAAGGCAGAAG GTTGctgaaagagcaggaggagaaggaaaacaagattgCTTCTCTGATTGCAGAGCAGTCCGATGAAAA GCAGCTATGGGAGATGGAGCTAGATAAGCTGAAGAACCAGCACAATGAAATCAACAGGAACATTCTTGAGGAGACAGAACGGGCCTGGAAAGCAGAG ATCCTGTCCCTGGAGAGCCGAAAGGAGCTGCTGGTGTTGAAActagaagaagcagaaaaagaagcagagctgcACCTCACCTACCTCAA GTCTGCACCGCCCACGCTGGAGACGATGAGGCCAAAGCAGGAGTGGGAGATGAGGCTGAACAGGATACGAATGACCAAGGAAAGCGTCCGA GATCAGTTCAACGACCACATTCAGATGGTGAGAAACGGAACAAAGCTGAGCAGCCTCCCACAGATCCCAACCCCAACACTGCCACCTCCGCCCTCAGAA acaGATTTCATGCTGACAGCATTCCAGCCCAACCCATCCCTTACTCCCAGGCTCCCGTTTCCCATCGGACCCGTTCCCGTTCCCATGGTCATGCCGAGTGCTGATCCTCGGGcgctctcctttcctctcctgaaCCCTGCGATCTCCAGGCCCAACCAGCCttccccgccgctgcccgcttCCCAGGGAAGAAACAGCCCTGTAGTGGCATCGCTTATTGGCACGCACAGCCCTCACATGACTCCCgctgcctccatccctcctccgCCGGGCCTGGGAGGAGTTAACGTCACTCCAGAGTTTCACAGGCCGCAGCCGGCCGATAAGCTGGAAAAGCTGCTGGAGAAGTTGTTGACTCGGTTTCCGCAGTGCAACAA GGCCCAGCTCACCAACATCCTGCAGCAGATCAAGACTGCTCGGAGGACCATGGCGGGTCTGACCATGGAGGAGCTGAACCAGCTGGTGGCAGCCAAGCTGGCGGAGCAGCAGGagcgggcagcggccggggctCAG CCTCTCAGTCGAATCAGGGCCCCCATGTTCTCTGCTCCGCTGCCTCAGATCAGCACACCCATGTTCCTGCCCCCGGCCCAGGTGGCTTACCCTGGAACAGCGTCACAC ACCCCGGCTGCCTGTAAGCTGTGTCTCATGTGCCAGAAGCTTGTGCAGCCCGGCGACCTTCACCCCATGGCCTGCTCGCACGTGCTGCACAAGGAG
- the RNF214 gene encoding RING finger protein 214 isoform X2 — translation MALEQAQADGPAAAPAPPRLCEPGPAAPPGSGSALSAPESPSEAAPAGPGGEAEPAAAPGQAPALLAAAPGGEGEPGPGGAEAGAQSGGAAEEPDAEAAPARPSQNIAVQTDFKTADMDVNTDQDIEKNLDKMMSERALLKERYQEVLDKQRQVENQLQVQLKQLQQRREEEMKNHQEILKAIQDVTIKREETKKKMEKEKKEFLQKEQDLKAEIEKLCEKGRRLLKEQEEKENKIASLIAEQSDEKATRINQFCGSLSALLFRAAPVPKQAHSVSVCRQLWEMELDKLKNQHNEINRNILEETERAWKAEILSLESRKELLVLKLEEAEKEAELHLTYLKSAPPTLETMRPKQEWEMRLNRIRMTKESVRDQFNDHIQMVRNGTKLSSLPQIPTPTLPPPPSETDFMLTAFQPNPSLTPRLPFPIGPVPVPMVMPSADPRALSFPLLNPAISRPNQPSPPLPASQGRNSPVVASLIGTHSPHMTPAASIPPPPGLGGVNVTPEFHRPQPADKLEKLLEKLLTRFPQCNKAQLTNILQQIKTARRTMAGLTMEELNQLVAAKLAEQQERAAAGAQPLSRIRAPMFSAPLPQISTPMFLPPAQVAYPGTASHTPAACKLCLMCQKLVQPGDLHPMACSHVLHKECIKFWAQTNTNDTCPFCPSLK, via the exons ATGGCGCTGGAGCAGGCGCAGGCCgacggccccgccgccgccccggccccgccgcgcctctgcgagcccggccccgccgcgccgcccggcaG CGGGAGCGCCCTCTCCGCCCCGGAGAGCCCCAGCGAGGCGGcgccggccggccccggcggaGAGGCGgagcccgcggccgcccccggccaggccccggcgctgctggcggcggcgcccggcggcgAGGGGGAgcccgggcccggcggcgcggAGGCCGGGGCGCagagcggcggggcggcggaggAGCCGGACGCGGAGGCGGCCCCCGCCAGGCCCTCGCAGAACATCGCGGTGCAG ACTGACTTCAAGACGGCCGATATGGATGTGAACACGGATCAGGATATCGAGAAGAACTTG GACAAAATGATGTCCGAGAGGGCTTTGTTGAAGGAGCGCTACCAGGAGGTGCTGGACAAACAGAGGCAAGTGGAGAATCAGCTGCAGGTACAGCTTAAGCAGCTCCAGCAGCggagggaagaagagatgaagaaCCACCAG GAGATCCTGAAAGCGATTCAGGATGTTACGATCAAGCGAGAAGAGACAAAgaagaagatggagaaagaaaagaaagaattcttgcagaaagagcaggatctgaaagcagaaattgagaaaCTCTGTGAGAAAGGCAGAAG GTTGctgaaagagcaggaggagaaggaaaacaagattgCTTCTCTGATTGCAGAGCAGTCCGATGAAAA AGCTACCAGGATCAATCAGTTTTGTGGGAGTTTGTCAGCTCTCCTGTTCCGCGCCGCTCCAGTGCCTAAGCAGGCTCATTCCGTTTCTGTCTGCAGGCAGCTATGGGAGATGGAGCTAGATAAGCTGAAGAACCAGCACAATGAAATCAACAGGAACATTCTTGAGGAGACAGAACGGGCCTGGAAAGCAGAG ATCCTGTCCCTGGAGAGCCGAAAGGAGCTGCTGGTGTTGAAActagaagaagcagaaaaagaagcagagctgcACCTCACCTACCTCAA GTCTGCACCGCCCACGCTGGAGACGATGAGGCCAAAGCAGGAGTGGGAGATGAGGCTGAACAGGATACGAATGACCAAGGAAAGCGTCCGA GATCAGTTCAACGACCACATTCAGATGGTGAGAAACGGAACAAAGCTGAGCAGCCTCCCACAGATCCCAACCCCAACACTGCCACCTCCGCCCTCAGAA acaGATTTCATGCTGACAGCATTCCAGCCCAACCCATCCCTTACTCCCAGGCTCCCGTTTCCCATCGGACCCGTTCCCGTTCCCATGGTCATGCCGAGTGCTGATCCTCGGGcgctctcctttcctctcctgaaCCCTGCGATCTCCAGGCCCAACCAGCCttccccgccgctgcccgcttCCCAGGGAAGAAACAGCCCTGTAGTGGCATCGCTTATTGGCACGCACAGCCCTCACATGACTCCCgctgcctccatccctcctccgCCGGGCCTGGGAGGAGTTAACGTCACTCCAGAGTTTCACAGGCCGCAGCCGGCCGATAAGCTGGAAAAGCTGCTGGAGAAGTTGTTGACTCGGTTTCCGCAGTGCAACAA GGCCCAGCTCACCAACATCCTGCAGCAGATCAAGACTGCTCGGAGGACCATGGCGGGTCTGACCATGGAGGAGCTGAACCAGCTGGTGGCAGCCAAGCTGGCGGAGCAGCAGGagcgggcagcggccggggctCAG CCTCTCAGTCGAATCAGGGCCCCCATGTTCTCTGCTCCGCTGCCTCAGATCAGCACACCCATGTTCCTGCCCCCGGCCCAGGTGGCTTACCCTGGAACAGCGTCACAC ACCCCGGCTGCCTGTAAGCTGTGTCTCATGTGCCAGAAGCTTGTGCAGCCCGGCGACCTTCACCCCATGGCCTGCTCGCACGTGCTGCACAAGGAG
- the RNF214 gene encoding RING finger protein 214 isoform X1: MALEQAQADGPAAAPAPPRLCEPGPAAPPGSGSALSAPESPSEAAPAGPGGEAEPAAAPGQAPALLAAAPGGEGEPGPGGAEAGAQSGGAAEEPDAEAAPARPSQNIAVQTDFKTADMDVNTDQDIEKNLDKMMSERALLKERYQEVLDKQRQVENQLQVQLKQLQQRREEEMKNHQEILKAIQDVTIKREETKKKMEKEKKEFLQKEQDLKAEIEKLCEKGRRLLKEQEEKENKIASLIAEQSDEKATRINQFCGSLSALLFRAAPVPKQAHSVSVCRQLWEMELDKLKNQHNEINRNILEETERAWKAEILSLESRKELLVLKLEEAEKEAELHLTYLNCACRSAPPTLETMRPKQEWEMRLNRIRMTKESVRDQFNDHIQMVRNGTKLSSLPQIPTPTLPPPPSETDFMLTAFQPNPSLTPRLPFPIGPVPVPMVMPSADPRALSFPLLNPAISRPNQPSPPLPASQGRNSPVVASLIGTHSPHMTPAASIPPPPGLGGVNVTPEFHRPQPADKLEKLLEKLLTRFPQCNKAQLTNILQQIKTARRTMAGLTMEELNQLVAAKLAEQQERAAAGAQPLSRIRAPMFSAPLPQISTPMFLPPAQVAYPGTASHTPAACKLCLMCQKLVQPGDLHPMACSHVLHKECIKFWAQTNTNDTCPFCPSLK, from the exons ATGGCGCTGGAGCAGGCGCAGGCCgacggccccgccgccgccccggccccgccgcgcctctgcgagcccggccccgccgcgccgcccggcaG CGGGAGCGCCCTCTCCGCCCCGGAGAGCCCCAGCGAGGCGGcgccggccggccccggcggaGAGGCGgagcccgcggccgcccccggccaggccccggcgctgctggcggcggcgcccggcggcgAGGGGGAgcccgggcccggcggcgcggAGGCCGGGGCGCagagcggcggggcggcggaggAGCCGGACGCGGAGGCGGCCCCCGCCAGGCCCTCGCAGAACATCGCGGTGCAG ACTGACTTCAAGACGGCCGATATGGATGTGAACACGGATCAGGATATCGAGAAGAACTTG GACAAAATGATGTCCGAGAGGGCTTTGTTGAAGGAGCGCTACCAGGAGGTGCTGGACAAACAGAGGCAAGTGGAGAATCAGCTGCAGGTACAGCTTAAGCAGCTCCAGCAGCggagggaagaagagatgaagaaCCACCAG GAGATCCTGAAAGCGATTCAGGATGTTACGATCAAGCGAGAAGAGACAAAgaagaagatggagaaagaaaagaaagaattcttgcagaaagagcaggatctgaaagcagaaattgagaaaCTCTGTGAGAAAGGCAGAAG GTTGctgaaagagcaggaggagaaggaaaacaagattgCTTCTCTGATTGCAGAGCAGTCCGATGAAAA AGCTACCAGGATCAATCAGTTTTGTGGGAGTTTGTCAGCTCTCCTGTTCCGCGCCGCTCCAGTGCCTAAGCAGGCTCATTCCGTTTCTGTCTGCAGGCAGCTATGGGAGATGGAGCTAGATAAGCTGAAGAACCAGCACAATGAAATCAACAGGAACATTCTTGAGGAGACAGAACGGGCCTGGAAAGCAGAG ATCCTGTCCCTGGAGAGCCGAAAGGAGCTGCTGGTGTTGAAActagaagaagcagaaaaagaagcagagctgcACCTCACCTACCTCAA TTGTGCTTGCAGGTCTGCACCGCCCACGCTGGAGACGATGAGGCCAAAGCAGGAGTGGGAGATGAGGCTGAACAGGATACGAATGACCAAGGAAAGCGTCCGA GATCAGTTCAACGACCACATTCAGATGGTGAGAAACGGAACAAAGCTGAGCAGCCTCCCACAGATCCCAACCCCAACACTGCCACCTCCGCCCTCAGAA acaGATTTCATGCTGACAGCATTCCAGCCCAACCCATCCCTTACTCCCAGGCTCCCGTTTCCCATCGGACCCGTTCCCGTTCCCATGGTCATGCCGAGTGCTGATCCTCGGGcgctctcctttcctctcctgaaCCCTGCGATCTCCAGGCCCAACCAGCCttccccgccgctgcccgcttCCCAGGGAAGAAACAGCCCTGTAGTGGCATCGCTTATTGGCACGCACAGCCCTCACATGACTCCCgctgcctccatccctcctccgCCGGGCCTGGGAGGAGTTAACGTCACTCCAGAGTTTCACAGGCCGCAGCCGGCCGATAAGCTGGAAAAGCTGCTGGAGAAGTTGTTGACTCGGTTTCCGCAGTGCAACAA GGCCCAGCTCACCAACATCCTGCAGCAGATCAAGACTGCTCGGAGGACCATGGCGGGTCTGACCATGGAGGAGCTGAACCAGCTGGTGGCAGCCAAGCTGGCGGAGCAGCAGGagcgggcagcggccggggctCAG CCTCTCAGTCGAATCAGGGCCCCCATGTTCTCTGCTCCGCTGCCTCAGATCAGCACACCCATGTTCCTGCCCCCGGCCCAGGTGGCTTACCCTGGAACAGCGTCACAC ACCCCGGCTGCCTGTAAGCTGTGTCTCATGTGCCAGAAGCTTGTGCAGCCCGGCGACCTTCACCCCATGGCCTGCTCGCACGTGCTGCACAAGGAG